The sequence CAACAGAGATTACAGCCGGCGGTACCAAATGACAGCACAGAGCTACCGGGATAGAAATGATTCAAAGGCTTCTTCTCTATAGGATCGATGCAGAAACCACTAGAACGACCATAGCTAGTGAGCTTTATCTCATTATCAATATTTTGCCGCACGAAACAGACCCCACGCTTGCCCTCTCGCAGCTGACAGTGGCGAGGGCAAAGATCACATTGCACCCTACCGTCGTCCAGTTGATGCCAGTACTTAGTCTCTACAGTGCTGGATTCTATAGCATTAGTATCTCTAATATGGCTGTTAACAAGATGAGTTTCACCTATGTTTGTACTCGATTTAGACAGCATCAGCATGTGTCCGCCTTGGCCTATACTTAAAGCCTAGTTTAAAAAGACTGGCCAGGTAACAGATGCTAAGTTCTATCCGCCCTCCCGCCGTCGCAGGACTGTTTTATCCAGCAGACCCTATGGCGCTATCCGCTGAGCTATCCAGTTATATGAGTCAGGCGTCACTTCATAAAATGCCAAATTCGACAGCTAAAATGACACCTAAGGCGATAATCGTGCCCCATGCGGGTTATATCTATTCAGGGCTCGTGGCAGCCCATGGTTTCTCCTGCATTAGTGCCATCGCAGATAAGATTAAGCGTGTAGTTTTACTCGGCCCCGCCCATACGGTTTACCTGCAAGGCTGCGCCTTACCCGAAAGTACCCACTTCTCTACGCCACTAGGTAACTTGACCATAGACAGATCCAGCACTGCCAAATTGGCTACATACGATGCCGTGACCATCTCCAATATCCCGCATAAAAATGAACACAGCCTAGAAGTCGAGCTGCCCTTCCTACAGCACTGTCTGAATGAATTTGAGCTCCTCCCCATAGTCGTGGGTGACATAGCCCCTGAAGCGATGGCCGATCTATTGGAATTAGTCTGGGGGGGAGACGAAACCTTGATTGTCGTCAGTTCAGATTTGAGCCATTTTCATCCCTATGATGAAGCTAAACGTTTAGACTTGGAAACTTGCCAGAAAATTCAGGCCAAAAAAAGTGACATATCATCCG is a genomic window of Shewanella psychrophila containing:
- the amrB gene encoding AmmeMemoRadiSam system protein B, coding for MLSSIRPPAVAGLFYPADPMALSAELSSYMSQASLHKMPNSTAKMTPKAIIVPHAGYIYSGLVAAHGFSCISAIADKIKRVVLLGPAHTVYLQGCALPESTHFSTPLGNLTIDRSSTAKLATYDAVTISNIPHKNEHSLEVELPFLQHCLNEFELLPIVVGDIAPEAMADLLELVWGGDETLIVVSSDLSHFHPYDEAKRLDLETCQKIQAKKSDISSDQACGCRSLNALSLQLIRHNLCITQLSYQNSGDSEISSADDKNRVVGYASFIIN